In Geopsychrobacter electrodiphilus DSM 16401, a single window of DNA contains:
- a CDS encoding recombinase family protein — MQVGIWIRVSTDDQARGESPKNHEARARMYAELKGWTVVEMYDLSGVSGKSVSEHPEAQRMFADLVSGKIQGLIFSKLARLARNTRELLDFSDFFEKHNANLISLEESLDTSTPAGRLLYTVIGALAQWEREEISARVAASIPIRARQGKSTGGIGPFGYMWKDKKLVPNPAEVPIVKRAFDLYLELGRLKAVCAQLKEEGYCARKSDFKPQTLKRVLTDTTYKGLRRANYSKSKGNKKSWVLKPEEDWIFIEVEPLIDKDLWETVNALVAQRAQPFSKIIHKKSQYLFGGNLVCSCGTKMYVQSYSGMKIPRYRCRSCHFKLNEDVLEDHFLKILKTIIVRPEELKTNKDADGEKREKEGRLDLLRRELRKIDLKIDTLVDLVGDQTIDRSTFTERFLPLKERKGNIQEELPRIQAEIDYLETSSISRDYLIEQATTFASMWPVLNYTEKTKLIDELVEKIEIQNDTLHFTLTYTPPFRTLGKGVHNSRDSLPQPT; from the coding sequence ATGCAAGTAGGGATTTGGATAAGAGTTTCCACTGATGATCAGGCTCGTGGCGAATCTCCTAAAAACCACGAAGCCCGGGCACGGATGTATGCGGAGCTGAAAGGGTGGACGGTTGTCGAGATGTATGACCTGTCCGGGGTTTCGGGCAAGTCCGTTTCGGAACACCCTGAGGCACAGAGGATGTTTGCCGACCTTGTCTCTGGGAAAATCCAAGGTCTGATATTCTCGAAACTAGCCCGCCTTGCTCGCAACACCAGAGAGTTACTTGATTTTTCGGATTTTTTCGAGAAACACAATGCAAACCTCATCAGTTTGGAGGAAAGTCTCGACACATCGACCCCCGCCGGCCGCCTTCTCTATACAGTGATCGGCGCACTGGCACAGTGGGAGCGTGAAGAGATCTCTGCTCGTGTTGCCGCATCGATACCAATTCGTGCTCGACAAGGTAAATCGACCGGAGGTATTGGGCCTTTCGGGTATATGTGGAAGGACAAGAAACTCGTTCCAAACCCAGCAGAAGTTCCAATCGTAAAGCGGGCCTTTGATCTATATCTGGAGCTTGGCAGACTGAAAGCTGTTTGCGCACAACTCAAAGAAGAGGGATATTGCGCTCGAAAAAGCGACTTCAAACCCCAGACCCTCAAAAGAGTCCTTACTGACACGACATACAAGGGCTTACGCCGAGCCAACTACAGCAAAAGCAAAGGGAACAAAAAGTCCTGGGTCCTCAAGCCTGAAGAAGATTGGATATTTATCGAAGTAGAACCTCTGATAGATAAAGACCTATGGGAGACTGTCAACGCTCTCGTTGCTCAAAGAGCCCAGCCATTCTCTAAGATCATCCACAAGAAGAGCCAATATCTGTTTGGAGGCAATCTGGTTTGTTCATGCGGTACCAAAATGTATGTTCAATCGTACTCGGGCATGAAAATTCCACGTTACAGGTGCCGGTCATGCCACTTCAAACTGAATGAAGATGTTTTGGAAGATCATTTCCTGAAAATTCTTAAAACCATAATTGTTCGTCCAGAGGAATTGAAGACTAACAAGGATGCCGATGGAGAAAAAAGAGAAAAGGAAGGGCGGCTGGATCTATTAAGAAGAGAACTCAGAAAGATCGACCTCAAGATTGACACCCTTGTGGATCTTGTTGGAGATCAAACAATAGACCGATCTACCTTCACGGAAAGATTCCTTCCGCTTAAGGAACGTAAGGGAAACATCCAGGAAGAGCTCCCTCGCATTCAGGCCGAAATCGACTATCTTGAGACCAGTTCAATCTCCAGAGATTACCTGATTGAGCAGGCAACCACTTTCGCATCAATGTGGCCAGTGCTGAATTATACAGAAAAAACCAAGTTAATAGATGAGCTGGTCGAGAAGATTGAAATCCAGAACGACACCCTCCATTTCACCCTGACTTATACCCCCCCATTTAGGACACTTGGTAAAGGGGTCCACAACTCCAGGGATTCATTGCCGCAACCAACATAA
- a CDS encoding XRE family transcriptional regulator, translating into MGEVGDRIRELRGEMQQAELADKLSIHKNTMANYERGDRFPDVKILLKILDVFPDTNPAWLLTGEGSKNRSEPVQEGFVMFPRYEIEVGAGPGRNVQSEQVVDFVSFKEEWVKNFLHVPRKDLALLSVKGDSMNPTLNDGDMILVDLRSDRIDDSAIYVLEFDDALLVKRIQRKLDGSIVIKSDNQLYEPEVLQKDRAETLKIIGRVVWSGRRM; encoded by the coding sequence ATGGGAGAAGTAGGTGATCGGATCAGGGAACTTCGCGGGGAGATGCAACAGGCGGAGCTGGCTGACAAGCTGAGTATTCACAAAAACACCATGGCTAATTACGAACGGGGGGATCGCTTTCCCGACGTAAAGATTCTTTTGAAAATATTAGATGTCTTTCCGGACACCAATCCGGCATGGCTATTAACAGGAGAGGGCTCCAAAAATAGATCGGAGCCCGTTCAGGAGGGGTTTGTGATGTTCCCGCGTTATGAAATTGAGGTCGGTGCCGGCCCAGGAAGGAATGTTCAAAGTGAACAAGTTGTAGATTTTGTTTCTTTCAAAGAGGAATGGGTCAAGAACTTTTTACACGTTCCAAGAAAAGATCTGGCCTTGCTGTCAGTGAAGGGAGACAGCATGAATCCAACCTTGAATGATGGCGACATGATTCTTGTAGATCTGAGATCCGACAGAATTGATGACAGTGCCATCTATGTGCTTGAGTTTGACGATGCACTCCTCGTCAAAAGGATTCAGAGAAAACTGGACGGTTCTATCGTCATCAAGAGCGACAACCAGCTCTATGAACCAGAGGTTCTGCAAAAGGACCGTGCTGAGACACTTAAAATAATAGGCCGCGTCGTTTGGAGCGGTCGGCGAATGTAG